The sequence GTGGCGATCAGCACGGCCATCGGCTGGATGCAGCGCCTTGAGGAGACCGGCAGCGTTGAGCCTGGCCAGATGGGCGGTCACAAGCCGAAGGCGGTTTCGGGAGACCACGCGGTTTGGCTATCCCAACGGATCAAGGGCGGTGATTTCACCATACGAGGGCTCGTTGCCGAGCTTGCCGGACGCGGCCTGAAGGTCGACTACCATTCGGTGTGGGACTTTGTGCATGCCGAGAAGCTCAGCTTCAAAAAAAAGCGTGGCGGCTGGCGAACGCGATCGTCCCGAGGTCGCGCGGCGGCGAGCCCAGTGGACAAAGTATCAAGGTCGCGTCGAAGCTGACCGGCTGGTCTTCATCGACGAGACCTGGACCAGGACTGACATGGCTTCCTTGCGGGGATGGGCGCCACGCGGGCACAGACTTCACGCCAAGGTTCCCCACGGCCGCTGGAAAACCATGACCTTCCTGGCGGCCCTGCGCTATGATCGGATCGACGCGCCATGGTTCATCGAAGGGCCGATCGATGGCGTGAGCTTTCGCACCTATGTCGAGAAGGTTCTTCTACCCGTCCTTCGACCCGGCGATATCGTCATCTTGGATAATCTCGGCAGTCACAGGAGCAAAGCAGTCCGCCAGCTCATCCGTTCCGTCGGCGCCAAACTCTTCTTCCTGCCCAAATACTCACCCGACCTGAACCCGATCGAACAGGTCTTTGCCAAGCTCAAGCACCTGCTCCGCAAGGCTGCCGCGCGAACCGTCGACGCGGTCTGCGCCGCAATCGGCCACGCACTCGATGCTTCACCTCCGAGGAATGCGCCAACTATCTCAAAAATTCAGGCTATCGAACCTAATGCCGTCACGCTTTAGGCGCCGAGTGTCGAACGACACGTAAAGGCGCATGGTGACTTTGAGCTTAACCGTGCTGCTGCAATTGCGACTCAGGGGCGGTGGTCCGCTTTGGCGAACCTGAGCAGGGTCGCCGCTTGCCGGTTCAAATGCTCCCGTCCCGCCACTACAACACTTCCCGCCTATGCGAATTCAAAGCCCGCCCCAAGCTTGGCAAATGGGTGAAGGACAGAGCTGATTCGATGCGGAACCCGATCTCAACGGAAGCTAACGAGAGCCGCGCCATCTCCGCCGAAGCGTCAGACTTGCGGCCATCAATCACGATAGCCATCCATCGGTCTCACCAGCCCTACTTGTCGACCACTGATGTTCATTCTCTGGGGGGAGGCTTGGGACAAGCCTCCCCCCAGTAACAATTCACGCTGTGACGTGTGGATAACCCCCATGCGCGTACCAGAGCCGCACGGCAGCCACCGCCGCAACGATCATGCCAGCAATCACGTGGAGCGGTGTTGCGATCGCGTTAGCTGAGAAATGCACGAGCCATGGCGACGCGGCGACCCAGACGCCGATGGCAAGCGCCAACCACTCCTCCCATTCAGCGAACATCGCCAAGGCTGCGATCGCCAGCACGGCGATGGCGAAGCCGCTGATCCAGGCATTCCAACCTGCCGTAGTCTCGTTGGAAAAGCCAAAGACCCAAGGCGAAACGAACAAGCCCGCCCCGAGCAAGAGATTCAGCACATCCGGAATCAGTTCCTTTCTCAAGCTGGTGTTCATGTTGCTACTCCTTCAGATTATTTTTGTTCTCTCCCGTTCTTTCGAACCACAACTCCGCCCGCAGACCAGTCCGGGCGCGAGCACTTGTCCCCGTCCGGACCGATGCTCATTTGCTGTTGATGGCGATCCGTTTCACCTTCTGCTGAGCGGCAGGTGATTTCGGTAGCGTCACGGCGAGCACGCCATTCTTGAACGTCGCAGCGACCTTGTCCTGGTCGACTTCGCCGACCGGGATAGAACGCTCAAAACGTCCATAATAGCGTTCGCTGAAGCGACGCTCCTTGTCTTCGGTCTCGCTCTTCTTCTCGCCGCTGATGGTCAGCAGGCCATCGCGTAGCTCGACGTTGACGTCCTTCTCTTCGAGACCGGGCACCTCCGCCACGACCTTGACGTCCTTGTCGGTCTCGTTCACTTCGACGCTCGGCCAACCGATCCCCTGAGAGCTGAATGGGGCGACGTCGAAGGCGCGGAACGCATCGTCAAACAGCCGATTCATCTCGCGGTGAAGCGCGAGAAATGGATTGGTCTCAGCGCGGTGCAGGCCCACCTCGCGCGAGCCGTTGTTGAACGGAATGAGATCGCGTAGTGCCATTGTTCTCTCCTTTCTTCTCAGGTCTTTTCTTCTCAGGTCTTTGCTGTTCACGTCATGTGATGAACGCAGCTCGCCCGCGCGCGGCGAGGCCGCGCACAGGCTTACCGCGGCTCTGAAAGGGAGACCCGTCAGGCCGCTTGCTTCTGCTCGATTGGCTGGTTGTCGTTCCCGCCGACGCCGATCTCGATGCGACGCGGCTTCATCGAGTCGGGGACCTCACGTACCAGACCGATCTTGAGCATACCATTCTCGAAGGTCGCGTCCTTAACCTGGATATAGTCTGCCAGGTTGAATACGCGCCGGAACGGGCGCATCGAGATTCCCTGGTACAGGAAGTCGTGATCACCCTTGTTAGCCTTGCGGCCTTCCACCGTGAGCGTGGACTGCTCCGCAGTGATGGTGATCTCGTCCGGAGCGAAGCCCGCCAGCGCCAGCGAAATCCGGTACTGGTCCTCACCGACACGTTCGATGTTGTACAGCGGATAGTTGTCGCTGTCGTTCATCGTATCGTTAGCGAGGTCGAAGAGGCGATCGAAGCCTACGCTCGAACGCCAGAACGGGGACAGATCATAGGTTCTCATAACCACATCCTCCTTTGAGCAACATGGATAGGAGCGACGCCGGGAGACGCCGGCGGTCTCGGCCGGACCCTGACGGCGTCCGGCACCACATGTGTGGCAACACAAGAGCTAGAACAACTCGATCTGGTTTCAAGGGCTCAGGAAGCGAGCCTCCGCGAAATCTTGCAGACGCGCAGACCGTTACCAAATCCACCGTCGCCGAGGCCTTTCAAGGATTGGCGCAATTGGAAGCCCACGTTGCTTTGAGGAGGATGTGGTTATGAGGACTACCTATCACGCGCAATCCGCGCTGCGATCGAGCGCGGCGATCGTGCGTCGGCTCCATGATCTGGGCCGCCGTATTGCGGATCGGGCCAGGAACTGGCGAGCGGTTATTTCGTGGCACCGCCTCATTCCGGGAGATCACGGACGCAGCGCTCGCTCGCAACTGTCGCCGTGTTGTCAGTCCTGTTTGGCTCCAGCCAGCTGGCCGGGCGCCGGATGCAGCCAGGCTCTGGCCTCACCGAGCCGGGCGTGGGCTGGCCGGATAGGCCGGCGAAGCATAACCAGCAACTTTCAAGCGCTTCACTCGTTCTTGGGAAAACCACTCGAACTCAAATCAAGGAGGCCAGAAACATGAAATCGAGAACGAGCCTACTCTCACTACTCGGCCTGGCGACGGCCGGATGGCTGGTTTTTGGCATCGGCACGGCATCTGCACAAACGATTTACGTGGATCCGTATCCCGCTGTTTTACCGCCAGCCCCCGCTTACGTCATCAGACGGGCCGTGATTGAGGCGCCCGCACCAGTCGTGCGCGAGCGCACTGTCGTGGTAAGCCGCCCGATCTACGTGCCCGCCCCTGTCTATCGTGCGCCGTTGCCGCGCTACGGCTATGTCGGGGATGTCGACTACCTCGTTCCAGGCTGGTGAGGAGATTGGATGCCAAGGGGATTGGCCCCGCCGAGCGGGGCCGTTCTCTCGAAAAAGCTGTCGCAGGGCCGCAGCGCGCACTGTTTTGCCGCCAATAGGCGGATCGCCCGCAGGTGTTGCCGCGCGAGAGTTGGCACATGCTGGAATAGAGGCCGCCGACAGGGCCCTCACCTCTCCCGATGTGCCGCGCCTCCGGCCGCACGCCGATAGACGACCTGCCTGCCGCGAAACCTCCGCTACGTATCAAATGCAGCGCATCGCCAGCTGACCTCACGGAACGTGCGCCCGCCGCCTAGGATCA comes from Bradyrhizobium diazoefficiens and encodes:
- a CDS encoding SPW repeat protein; the encoded protein is MNTSLRKELIPDVLNLLLGAGLFVSPWVFGFSNETTAGWNAWISGFAIAVLAIAALAMFAEWEEWLALAIGVWVAASPWLVHFSANAIATPLHVIAGMIVAAVAAVRLWYAHGGYPHVTA
- a CDS encoding Hsp20/alpha crystallin family protein — translated: MALRDLIPFNNGSREVGLHRAETNPFLALHREMNRLFDDAFRAFDVAPFSSQGIGWPSVEVNETDKDVKVVAEVPGLEEKDVNVELRDGLLTISGEKKSETEDKERRFSERYYGRFERSIPVGEVDQDKVAATFKNGVLAVTLPKSPAAQQKVKRIAINSK
- a CDS encoding Hsp20 family protein produces the protein MRTYDLSPFWRSSVGFDRLFDLANDTMNDSDNYPLYNIERVGEDQYRISLALAGFAPDEITITAEQSTLTVEGRKANKGDHDFLYQGISMRPFRRVFNLADYIQVKDATFENGMLKIGLVREVPDSMKPRRIEIGVGGNDNQPIEQKQAA